One window of Chryseobacterium indologenes genomic DNA carries:
- a CDS encoding DUF2339 domain-containing protein encodes MNELIAVIILIVIFIIFNNLNTKIRRLEKEITDLNYKINKAPAQSEVMQKKASAEETIVPQQVQPHQIVPKEIKNREENEEVLLPVQKDWLTPVFDFLKQNALTIIGIFTLVLGIGYFVKYAIDKNWIGETARAGIGFCTGAGIIITGHFLRKNYTAFASIITGGGIAVLYFTATIAFREYHLFTQNTAFVITALITAASIILSYYYKSQVLIIFSLIGGFSAPLMISTGQSNYPFLFIYLTLLNIGMLVVSFLQHWKSVGWTAYIFTTAYLFYWTNESTELLSITFYMISYVIFYLFALHDYIKKNILSTSDILILAFANFSSVLGLLYIFDTLAYEPPIIFPLIFAAVNSILLFREYGRKNFGVAYSVFAGLVTSLITIAIAIQFKTHLITSIWAIETTLLLFIWKKTGHKIFRIFFYILFPLVMIAQIVTWTEYLGTTDFNIIFNPPFITSSFTIVSLMINLYLLRNTGKESQEKVNTFFEDLVTVISYGVIYISFLLEITYHVSEMPWSAIVSIGLLFSIYYLFILLLFRKLLNIRSDVQTALIYLFLFLIILNTSVSTLPIVTAVLTKKLHLSFYLLHLLQWIPFIYVCSRIIPSSEFHKVWISYWILSLTLIISLSCELHHSYVLMVSNDLPHSYEASEHFNILYLPIVWTILASIFIYMGLKKDIQEYNKVGFALIGLMVLKLYGYDVWQMDNISRISAFIALGIILLLSSFAFQRLKNIIRNMVDKKDKNEETTD; translated from the coding sequence ATGAATGAACTTATTGCTGTCATCATACTTATAGTAATCTTCATCATTTTCAACAATCTGAATACTAAAATCAGAAGACTTGAAAAGGAAATCACTGACCTTAATTATAAAATCAATAAGGCCCCGGCTCAGTCTGAAGTGATGCAAAAAAAAGCTTCAGCGGAAGAAACTATTGTTCCTCAGCAAGTACAGCCTCATCAAATTGTTCCTAAAGAAATAAAAAACAGGGAAGAAAATGAAGAAGTTCTATTGCCGGTTCAAAAAGACTGGCTGACCCCTGTTTTTGATTTTTTAAAACAAAACGCCCTCACCATCATTGGTATTTTTACTCTTGTTCTCGGAATCGGTTACTTTGTAAAGTATGCTATTGATAAAAACTGGATCGGAGAAACTGCAAGAGCGGGTATTGGTTTTTGTACCGGAGCAGGAATCATCATTACAGGACATTTCCTCAGAAAAAACTATACAGCATTTGCTTCTATTATAACCGGAGGCGGAATTGCCGTGTTGTACTTCACCGCCACCATCGCTTTCCGGGAATATCATCTTTTTACACAGAATACAGCTTTTGTGATCACCGCCCTCATTACAGCAGCATCTATTATCTTATCTTATTATTACAAAAGTCAAGTCCTGATTATTTTTTCACTAATTGGAGGTTTCAGTGCTCCTTTGATGATCAGTACTGGGCAAAGCAACTACCCTTTCCTTTTTATTTATCTTACTCTTTTAAATATTGGAATGCTGGTAGTCTCTTTTCTTCAACACTGGAAAAGCGTAGGATGGACTGCCTATATTTTTACAACCGCTTATCTTTTTTATTGGACGAATGAGAGCACGGAACTTTTAAGCATTACTTTTTACATGATCAGTTATGTGATTTTCTACCTTTTTGCCCTGCATGACTACATCAAGAAAAATATCCTTTCAACTTCTGATATTTTAATACTTGCTTTTGCTAATTTTTCGAGTGTTCTGGGACTACTTTATATTTTTGATACTTTAGCCTATGAACCTCCCATTATTTTTCCACTCATTTTTGCTGCAGTCAATTCTATCCTGCTTTTTAGAGAATATGGACGAAAAAACTTCGGAGTCGCTTATTCTGTATTTGCAGGACTCGTTACCAGCCTTATCACTATTGCCATAGCTATTCAGTTTAAAACCCACCTTATCACCAGTATCTGGGCAATAGAAACCACCCTGCTGCTTTTCATCTGGAAAAAAACAGGTCATAAGATTTTTAGGATTTTCTTTTACATCCTTTTTCCATTGGTCATGATCGCTCAGATTGTAACCTGGACAGAGTATCTGGGAACAACAGATTTTAATATCATATTCAATCCTCCGTTTATTACCAGTTCATTTACGATCGTTTCCCTAATGATCAATTTATATTTATTAAGGAATACCGGAAAAGAATCGCAGGAGAAAGTTAATACCTTTTTTGAAGATCTTGTGACTGTGATTAGCTACGGAGTTATTTATATCAGTTTTCTTCTTGAAATCACATATCATGTTTCAGAAATGCCTTGGTCAGCGATTGTCAGCATAGGATTATTATTCAGTATTTATTATCTGTTTATATTATTACTTTTCAGAAAACTGCTGAATATCAGAAGTGATGTTCAGACCGCTCTGATTTATCTGTTTTTATTTCTGATCATCCTTAATACTTCAGTTTCCACACTACCAATTGTAACGGCTGTATTAACAAAAAAGCTCCATTTAAGTTTCTATTTACTGCATCTGCTTCAGTGGATTCCTTTTATATATGTATGTTCCCGGATCATTCCATCATCGGAATTTCATAAAGTCTGGATTTCTTACTGGATCCTGTCATTGACACTTATCATTTCCTTAAGCTGCGAGCTTCATCATTCTTATGTTTTAATGGTTTCTAATGACCTTCCTCATTCTTATGAAGCAAGCGAACACTTCAATATTCTTTATCTTCCTATAGTATGGACTATTCTTGCCAGCATTTTTATTTATATGGGTTTAAAAAAAGATATTCAGGAATACAACAAGGTTGGTTTTGCATTGATAGGGCTTATGGTTTTAAAACTCTACGGTTATGATGTATGGCAAATGGATAATATTTCAAGAATCAGCGCCTTTATTGCTCTCGGAATTATCTTATTATTAAGTTCTTTCGCTTTTCAGCGACTGAAAAATATCATCAGAAATATGGTTGACAAAAAAGATAAAAATGAAGAAACTACAGACTGA